A window of the Brassica napus cultivar Da-Ae chromosome C5, Da-Ae, whole genome shotgun sequence genome harbors these coding sequences:
- the LOC106400977 gene encoding transcription factor TCP4-like: MADEAHHFLHPPAPPPPSSMRHREAANGGCGEIVEVQGGHIVRSTGRKDRHSKVCTAKGPRDRRVRLSAHTAIQFYDVQDRLGFDRPSKAVDWLIKKAKASIDELAQLPPWNPADAMRNAAANAKPRRTAAKTRISPSPPPPPPSQQQQQQLQFGGFEGVAEHRGNESSFLPPSMDSDSIADTIKSFFPVVGSTTEAPPPNQLMHSNYHHHPPNLLSRTNSHNQDLRLSLHSFPDGPPSLLQHHHSASASTAEPVLFYGQSNPLGYDTSTGGWEQQSIQRLVAWNSGGATETGNGGGGGFLFAPPAATSFQPVLGQSQLYSQRGPLQSSYSPMIRAWFDPHHHHHQSISTDDLNHHHHHIPQPVHQGEFSSGFRIPARFQGQEEEQHDGLSNKPSSASSISRHR, encoded by the coding sequence ATGGCAGACGAAGCTCACCACTTTCTCCACCCTCCAGCACCACCACCGCCTTCTTCAATGAGGCACCGCGAGGCGGCGAACGGCGGCTGCGGCGAGATCGTCGAGGTGCAAGGAGGTCACATTGTTCGGTCGACGGGAAGGAAAGATCGGCACAGCAAAGTCTGCACGGCCAAAGGGCCACGTGACCGGCGCGTGAGGCTGTCGGCTCACACGGCGATTCAGTTCTACGACGTTCAGGACCGCCTCGGCTTCGACCGGCCCAGCAAAGCCGTCGACTGGCTTATCAAGAAGGCTAAAGCTTCCATCGACGAGCTCGCTCAGCTTCCGCCGTGGAACCCCGCCGACGCAATGCGCAACGCCGCCGCAAACGCGAAACCGAGAAGAACCGCCGCTAAAACTCGAATCTCTCCGTCGCCGCCACCGCCGCCGCCGTCGCAGCAGCAACAGCAGCAGCTTCAGTTCGGTGGATTCGAGGGAGTGGCTGAGCATCGGGGGAACGAGTCGAGTTTCCTCCCTCCGTCGATGGATTCGGATTCTATCGCTGACACTATAAAGTCGTTTTTCCCGGTGGTTGGCTCTACAACGGAAGCTCCTCCTCCGAATCAGCTTATGCACAGCAACTACCATCATCACCCGCCGAATTTGCTTTCTCGAACCAATAGCCATAACCAAGATCTCCGTCTCTCGCTGCACTCGTTCCCGGATGGTCCACCGTCTCTTCTCCAGCACCACCACTCCGCGTCCGCCTCCACCGCCGAGCCAGTTCTGTTCTACGGACAGAGCAATCCGCTAGGGTATGACACGTCGACGGGTGGTTGGGAGCAACAGTCAATTCAGAGGCTTGTGGCTTGGAACAGCGGCGGAGCAACCGAGACAGGaaacggaggaggaggagggtttCTCTTTGCTCCGCCTGCGGCGACGTCGTTTCAGCCAGTACTTGGCCAAAGTCAGCTTTATTCTCAGAGGGGTCCCCTTCAGTCCAGTTACAGTCCCATGATCCGTGCTTGGTTTGATCCtcaccaccaccatcatcaaTCCATCTCCACCGACGATctcaaccaccaccaccaccatattcCTCAGCCGGTTCACCAAGGTGAATTCTCTTCCGGTTTCCGCATACCAGCACGGTTTCAGggtcaagaagaggagcagcaCGATGGTCTCTCCAACAAACCGTCATCTGCTTCCTCCATTTCTCGCCATCGTTAA